A stretch of the Campylobacter sp. 19-13652 genome encodes the following:
- the hisF gene encoding imidazole glycerol phosphate synthase subunit HisF: protein MILCYNKIKRPDMNHFAKRIIPCLDVKDGRVVKGINFIGLKDAGDPVEVARRYNDEGADELCFLDITATHEQRGTLVETVKKVAKELFIPLTVGGGIRTIDDISTLLNAGCDKVSLNSAAISNPNLISEAANKFGAQCVVVAVDIKHSFTGNQPVAKLIKQLNNAIISANFTHALAKSLNLNDKELSECTQICAHKIAPKCKMQEAANGVNFASADADFAMVIKELSSMLSKSSSSTAKTLSKELLDQSFRVYIAGGRKDTGIDAFKWIKECEERGAGEILLTSMDADGTKDGYDLLPTAMIANSVNIPLIASGGAGSMEDIKDAFKAGADAALAASIFHFKEIEIDKLKSYLSQNDVAVRL from the coding sequence ATGATATTATGTTATAATAAAATAAAAAGGCCAGACATGAACCACTTCGCAAAAAGGATAATTCCATGCCTAGACGTCAAAGACGGCAGAGTCGTAAAGGGAATAAATTTCATTGGATTAAAAGACGCTGGAGACCCAGTCGAGGTGGCTAGGAGATACAATGACGAGGGGGCTGATGAGCTTTGCTTTTTGGATATTACCGCCACACACGAACAAAGAGGCACTCTAGTAGAAACCGTAAAAAAGGTGGCAAAAGAGCTGTTTATACCTCTAACTGTGGGAGGCGGTATACGCACGATAGATGATATCTCAACCCTACTAAATGCAGGCTGCGACAAGGTAAGCCTAAACTCAGCAGCCATATCAAATCCCAATCTAATAAGCGAAGCAGCAAATAAATTTGGCGCACAGTGTGTCGTTGTCGCAGTTGATATAAAGCATAGTTTCACGGGAAACCAACCAGTAGCAAAGCTTATAAAGCAGCTAAATAATGCCATAATAAGTGCAAATTTTACCCATGCTCTAGCTAAAAGTTTAAATTTAAACGATAAAGAGCTATCAGAATGCACTCAAATCTGTGCTCATAAAATAGCTCCAAAATGCAAAATGCAAGAAGCGGCAAATGGGGTAAATTTTGCTAGTGCAGACGCAGATTTTGCCATGGTGATAAAAGAGCTTTCAAGCATGCTTTCAAAATCCAGCTCAAGCACAGCAAAAACCCTCTCAAAAGAGCTGCTAGATCAAAGTTTTAGAGTTTACATCGCAGGAGGCAGAAAGGATACTGGAATAGACGCCTTTAAGTGGATAAAAGAGTGCGAAGAAAGGGGTGCAGGAGAGATACTGCTAACGTCAATGGATGCCGATGGCACAAAGGATGGGTACGACCTGCTACCCACTGCAATGATAGCAAACTCAGTAAACATACCTCTTATAGCAAGCGGTGGAGCTGGGAGCATGGAGGATATTAAGGACGCCTTTAAAGCAGGCGCCGACGCTGCTTTGGCGGCTAGCATATTTCACTTTAAAGAGATAGAAATAGATAAGCTAAAAAGCTACCTAAGCCAAAATGATGTGGCGGTAAGATTATGA
- the rsmA gene encoding 16S rRNA (adenine(1518)-N(6)/adenine(1519)-N(6))-dimethyltransferase RsmA translates to MIKAKKKFGQNFLKDESIKAKIIQAIPHNADNIVEIGAGLGDLTTRLLELNARVKSYEIDDDLVPILRDKFKSQIQSGEFSLVHSDALSAWDDGLSDEPYFLVANLPYYVATKMILNAIKDPLCKGLLVMVQREVAVKFSAKSGSSEYSALAVLADLASKARLLFDVEAVSFDPPPKVTSSVIEIIKHKSLVGDVFSSDKEFVMFCDFLKAAFSAPRKVLVKNLASKFKKDAVLEAFKELKMAENIRPHELNTTLYLEIFKKVNNGK, encoded by the coding sequence ATGATAAAAGCAAAAAAGAAATTCGGCCAAAACTTTCTAAAAGATGAGAGTATAAAAGCCAAAATCATCCAAGCGATCCCCCATAACGCAGACAATATCGTAGAAATTGGGGCTGGCTTAGGTGATTTAACGACCAGATTACTCGAGCTAAATGCTAGGGTAAAAAGCTATGAGATAGATGATGATCTAGTCCCCATTTTACGCGATAAATTTAAATCGCAAATACAAAGTGGGGAGTTTAGTCTAGTCCATTCTGACGCACTTTCGGCGTGGGATGATGGGCTTAGTGATGAGCCGTATTTTCTGGTGGCAAACCTGCCTTATTACGTAGCTACAAAGATGATACTAAACGCCATAAAAGATCCACTTTGCAAGGGGCTTTTGGTGATGGTACAGCGCGAAGTAGCTGTGAAATTTAGTGCTAAAAGTGGCAGCAGCGAGTATAGCGCGCTTGCGGTGCTTGCTGATTTAGCCAGTAAGGCGAGGCTACTTTTTGACGTCGAGGCTGTAAGCTTTGATCCGCCACCAAAGGTAACATCATCAGTCATAGAGATAATAAAGCATAAAAGCTTAGTTGGGGACGTTTTTTCTAGCGATAAAGAATTTGTTATGTTTTGCGATTTTTTAAAGGCAGCATTTAGTGCGCCTAGAAAGGTGCTTGTCAAAAATCTCGCTAGCAAATTTAAAAAAGACGCCGTTTTAGAGGCGTTTAAAGAGCTTAAAATGGCAGAAAATATCCGTCCACACGAGTTAAATACCACCTTATATTTAGAAATTTTTAAAAAGGTGAATAATGGAAAATAA
- a CDS encoding purine-nucleoside phosphorylase — protein sequence MIVCAGASESFEFAKSIGIGLVEPAINLTNTVSNTMPKWILFVGTAGSYGSIKVGSICLCQNAVNIEISSLLELSYTPINTSVITKLPEHTNTLTDTNNILTDVVCNSSNFITKDSAMADKFIKMGIDIENMELYSVFSVARKFDIPCAGLLYVTNLCDTNAHNDFIKNHETAKKALIKLIKTANF from the coding sequence ATGATAGTCTGTGCTGGAGCTAGCGAGAGTTTTGAATTTGCCAAATCTATAGGAATAGGGCTTGTCGAGCCAGCAATAAATTTAACTAACACTGTTAGTAATACCATGCCAAAATGGATACTTTTTGTAGGGACAGCTGGCAGCTATGGGAGCATAAAAGTAGGCAGTATATGCCTATGTCAAAATGCTGTAAATATCGAAATATCAAGCCTTTTAGAGCTATCATACACCCCTATAAATACAAGCGTAATAACAAAACTACCAGAGCACACAAATACACTAACAGATACTAACAACATACTAACAGACGTGGTTTGCAATTCATCAAATTTCATCACAAAAGATAGTGCTATGGCGGATAAATTTATAAAAATGGGCATAGATATAGAAAATATGGAGCTTTATAGTGTGTTTAGTGTGGCTAGAAAATTTGATATACCTTGCGCTGGATTGCTTTATGTTACAAATTTATGTGATACAAATGCGCACAATGACTTTATAAAAAACCACGAAACCGCCAAAAAAGCTCTAATAAAGCTTATAAAAA
- a CDS encoding aminodeoxychorismate synthase component I, which produces MTHSLIAQLNAYSRAKVPFVALIGYDDECHLACPLSEARANGLSFKLSSDKSTVQSTDAVQLDPLYPPFWLYEQAFWRAREYFKSGDAYLLNLCFKTRLGLKLGLDEIYVRSNAPLVLKFKDEFVCFSPESFISITGDKISTTPMKGTIDASLPDAAQTLLADKKEFSEQAMMVDLMRNDLSIVANDVHVERFRFVQSVRTNHGELLQTSSEISGTLKPHYAQNYGDLFAALLPAGSITGTPKPRVREIIAELESERRGYFSGVFVLYDGECLRSWVLIRFIGKDAQGLYFHSGGGLTFESGLNAEYDELCKKVYLAF; this is translated from the coding sequence ATGACGCATAGCCTAATCGCTCAGCTAAACGCATATTCGCGCGCAAAAGTCCCATTTGTGGCGCTTATTGGCTATGATGATGAGTGCCATTTAGCCTGCCCTTTAAGCGAAGCTAGAGCAAACGGGCTTAGCTTTAAGCTTAGTAGCGATAAAAGTACCGTGCAGAGTACAGACGCCGTCCAGCTAGACCCATTGTATCCGCCGTTTTGGCTATACGAACAGGCATTTTGGCGCGCTAGAGAGTATTTTAAAAGTGGCGATGCGTATCTTTTAAATTTATGCTTTAAAACAAGGCTTGGCTTAAAGCTTGGTTTAGACGAGATTTACGTGCGCTCAAATGCTCCTTTAGTGCTAAAGTTTAAAGATGAGTTTGTCTGCTTTAGTCCAGAGAGTTTTATTAGTATTACTGGAGATAAAATCAGTACCACGCCTATGAAAGGCACTATCGACGCTAGCTTGCCTGATGCGGCACAGACCTTGTTAGCGGATAAAAAGGAGTTTAGTGAGCAGGCTATGATGGTTGATCTTATGCGAAATGACCTCTCAATCGTGGCAAACGACGTCCATGTCGAGCGTTTTCGCTTTGTCCAAAGTGTGCGTACAAACCACGGCGAGCTACTACAGACTAGCTCAGAAATTTCTGGCACCTTAAAGCCCCACTATGCGCAAAATTATGGCGATTTATTTGCCGCTTTGCTACCAGCTGGCTCGATTACTGGCACGCCAAAGCCTAGGGTGCGTGAGATTATAGCTGAGCTTGAGAGCGAGCGCAGGGGTTATTTTAGCGGTGTTTTTGTGCTTTATGACGGTGAGTGTTTGCGTAGCTGGGTGCTTATACGATTTATCGGCAAGGATGCGCAGGGGCTTTATTTTCACAGCGGTGGTGGACTTACGTTTGAAAGTGGGCTAAATGCCGAATATGACGAGCTTTGCAAGAAGGTCTACCTTGCTTTTTGA
- a CDS encoding ribonuclease J has translation MQANKAVHELRLEPLKYLNSSEHKLRIIPLGGLGEIGGNMTIFETDTSAIIVDIGMSFPSEGMHGVDILIPDFDYVRRIKDKIAGIIITHAHEDHIGAVPYFFKEFKFPIYATPLPLGMINNKFEEHGLKQERSLFRSVEKRKPYLIGDFEIEWIHITHSIIDSSALAITTKAGTIIHTGDFKIDHTPIDGYPTDLGRLAYYGERGVLCLLSDSTNSYKEGITKSESSVGKTFDAIFSKAKGRVIMSTFSSNIHRVYQAIDWGLKYGRKVCVIGRSMERNLFTAMELGYIKLDKKIFIDANEVGKFKDSEVLIVTTGSQGETMSALYRMATDEHKYIKIKPTDQIIISSKAIPGNESSVSTVLNFLIKSGASVAYQDFSEIHVSGHAAQEEQKLMLRLIKPKYFLPVHGEYNHIAKHKDTAIACGVDERNIYLMSDGDVVEVCQKYMKRVKTIKTGKVFIDNQINKQIADDVVIDRQNLAEAGVVMMIAQIDSHSARLIHKPRVVSYGVVAKRNDAEFSREMSEILSQFLANAKPELLKDSRVLEGQIRQVIRKHIFRKLKKYPTIVPIIYLM, from the coding sequence ATGCAGGCAAATAAAGCGGTGCACGAACTCCGCCTAGAGCCGCTAAAATACCTAAACTCAAGCGAGCATAAGCTGCGTATCATACCGCTTGGCGGGCTTGGCGAAATCGGCGGCAATATGACGATTTTTGAGACTGATACGAGTGCGATTATCGTCGATATTGGTATGAGCTTTCCTAGCGAAGGTATGCACGGCGTGGATATACTCATACCTGACTTTGACTACGTCCGCCGCATAAAGGATAAAATCGCAGGTATCATCATCACCCACGCACACGAGGATCATATCGGTGCGGTGCCGTATTTTTTCAAGGAGTTTAAATTCCCCATCTACGCCACGCCGCTGCCACTGGGTATGATAAATAATAAATTCGAAGAGCACGGACTAAAGCAAGAGCGAAGCCTTTTTCGCTCGGTTGAAAAGCGAAAGCCATATCTAATCGGCGATTTTGAAATAGAGTGGATACACATCACCCACTCTATCATCGATAGCTCAGCCCTTGCCATTACCACAAAAGCTGGCACGATAATCCACACTGGAGACTTTAAAATCGATCACACGCCAATTGACGGCTATCCGACTGATTTAGGCAGGCTTGCGTATTACGGCGAGCGTGGGGTGCTGTGCTTGCTAAGCGACTCCACAAACAGCTACAAAGAGGGCATAACCAAAAGCGAAAGCAGCGTGGGTAAGACCTTTGATGCGATATTTTCAAAGGCCAAGGGCAGGGTGATAATGAGCACCTTTAGCTCAAACATTCACCGCGTCTATCAGGCTATCGACTGGGGGCTAAAATATGGCCGCAAAGTCTGCGTCATAGGCCGCAGTATGGAGCGAAATCTCTTTACCGCAATGGAGCTAGGATACATAAAGCTTGATAAAAAGATATTCATTGACGCAAACGAAGTGGGTAAATTTAAAGATAGCGAAGTGCTAATCGTAACAACAGGCAGTCAGGGCGAGACGATGAGCGCGCTTTATCGAATGGCAACAGATGAGCATAAATACATAAAAATCAAGCCAACTGATCAGATAATCATAAGCTCAAAAGCCATACCAGGTAATGAAAGCAGCGTCAGCACCGTGCTAAATTTTCTAATCAAATCAGGCGCAAGCGTGGCGTATCAGGACTTTTCTGAGATCCACGTCAGCGGACACGCCGCACAAGAAGAGCAAAAGCTAATGCTCCGCCTAATCAAGCCAAAATACTTCCTGCCAGTGCACGGCGAGTATAACCACATCGCAAAGCACAAAGACACCGCCATAGCCTGCGGCGTGGATGAGAGAAACATCTATCTAATGAGCGACGGCGACGTGGTTGAAGTGTGCCAGAAGTATATGAAGCGCGTAAAAACGATAAAAACAGGCAAGGTCTTTATCGATAATCAAATCAACAAGCAAATCGCAGACGACGTCGTCATCGACCGCCAAAACCTAGCTGAGGCTGGGGTGGTGATGATGATAGCGCAGATTGACAGCCACTCAGCACGGCTCATACACAAGCCACGGGTGGTAAGCTACGGCGTCGTAGCAAAGCGAAATGACGCTGAGTTTAGCCGCGAGATGAGTGAGATTTTAAGCCAGTTTTTAGCTAATGCAAAGCCTGAGCTACTAAAAGACAGCCGAGTACTTGAAGGGCAAATCAGGCAGGTAATCCGCAAGCACATCTTTAGAAAGCTCAAAAAATACCCAACTATCGTGCCGATAATTTATTTGATGTGA